From a region of the Solanum stenotomum isolate F172 chromosome 2, ASM1918654v1, whole genome shotgun sequence genome:
- the LOC125857140 gene encoding cytochrome P450 81Q32-like isoform X1, whose amino-acid sequence MDHTFLYAPLLLVLYIITKHFSRKFHNHPPAPFLTFPIIGHLYLFKKPLQRSLAKISDRHGPVLLLQFGSRKVLLVSSPSGAEECFTKNDVVFANRPHLMAGKHLGYNFTSLAWSSYGDHWRNLRRITSVEMFSTHRLQMLHGIRVDEVKSMVKRINSSAMAEKSVDMKSMFFELLLNVMMRTIAGKRYYGENVEDIEEATRFREMVEETFRIGGATNVGDFLPALKLLVRKLEKSLVVLQQNRDEFMQGLIKDCRKRMEKDGTVTDSEIEGNKKSLIEVLLTLQEKEPEYYKDEIIGSLMLVLLSAGTDTSVGTMEWALSLMLNHPETLKKAQAEIDERIGHARLIDESDMNNLPYLRCIINETFRMYPAGPLLVPHESSEETTVGGYRVPGGTMLLVNLWAIHNDPKLWDEPRKFKPERFEGLEGVRDGYKMMPFGSGRRSCPGEGLAVRMVALSLGCIIQCFDWRRIGDELVDMTEGTGLTLPKAQPLVAKCSPRPVMVNLLSQL is encoded by the exons ATGGATCACACATTTTTGTATGCTCCTCTGCTCCTAGTTCTCTACATTATCACCAAACATTTTTCACGCAAATTCCATAATCATCCACCAGCTCCATTTCTAACTTTCCCAATTATTGGCCATCTTTATCTCTTCAAAAAACCTCTTCAACGTTCCTTAGCCAAAATCTCCGACCGACATGGCCCTGTTCTTCTCCTACAATTTGGTTCCCGGAAAGTTCTTCTGGTTTCATCGCCGTCGGGAGCAGAAGAGTGTTTTACGAAGAACGATGTTGTTTTCGCAAATCGCCCTCATTTGATGGCCGGAAAACATCTAGGTTATAATTTTACTTCGTTGGCTTGGAGTTCATATGGAGATCATTGGAGAAATCTACGGAGGATTACTTCGGTTGAGATGTTTTCAACTCATCGTCTTCAAATGCTTCACGGAATTCGTGTGGATGAAGTGAAATCTATGGTTAAGAGGATTAATTCCTCTGCTATGGCTGAAAAGTCTGTGGATATGAAATCCATGTTTTTTGAGCTGCTGTTGAATGTTATGATGAGGACGATTGCAGGAAAAAG GTACTACGGAGAGAATGTGGAGGATATTGAAGAAGCTACGAGATTCAGGGAAATGGTTGAGGAGACTTTCAGGATCGGCGGTGCGACAAATGTAGGTGACTTTCTGCCGGCGTTGAAGCTGTTGGTGAGGAAATTGGAGAAAAGTTTAGTTGTGTTGCAACAGAACAGAGATGAGTTTATGCAGGGACTGATAAAAGATTGCAGAAAGAGAATGGAGAAGGACGGTACAGTTACCGATTCAGAGATTGAAGGGAACAAGAAATCACTGATTGAAGTATTGTTAACACTGCAAGAAAAGGAACCAGAATATTACAAAGATGAAATCATCGGAAGCCTTATGCTT GTACTATTATCAGCAGGGACTGATACTTCAGTTGGGACAATGGAATGGGCTTTATCACTGATGCTAAACCATCCTGAAACACTGAAGAAAGCACAAGCTGAAATAGACGAACGTATAGGCCATGCACGTCTAATCGACGAGTCAGACATGAACAACCTACCTTACCTACGCTGCATTATAAACGAGACGTTCAGAATGTACCCTGCAGGACCTCTGTTAGTCCCCCACGAGTCGTCTGAGGAGACCACTGTGGGAGGCTACCGTGTACCTGGAGGTACAATGTTGCTTGTGAATTTGTGGGCTATACACAACGATCCTAAGCTTTGGGATGAACCAAGAAAGTTCAAACCAGAAAGATTTGAAGGACTAGAAGGTGTTAGGGATGGGTACAAAATGATGCCTTTTGGTTCTGGAAGAAGGAGTTGTCCTGGAGAAGGATTGGCTGTTCGAATGGTTGCATTGTCATTGGGATGTATTATTCAGTGCTTTGATTGGCGACGGATTGGCGATGAATTGGTTGATATGACTGAAGGAACTGGACTCACCTTGCCTAAAGCTCAACCCTTGGTGGCTAAGTGTAGCCCACGACCTGTAATGGTTAATCTTCTTTCTCAGTTATGA
- the LOC125856385 gene encoding cytochrome P450 81Q32-like, translated as MDSLYLYFPVLFFVLYIISYHFLHKLQNLPPSPFPVLPFIGHLYLLGKPFHRALFKVSNRYGSVVFLQFGSRPVLLVSSPSAAEECFTKNDIIFANRPEFLSGKHFGYNFTSLAWSSYGEHWRNLRRISSLEVLSSYRIQTLSSIRSDEINYLIRRLFRVSIESSEKIVEIKSSLFNFTFNVLSRMIAGKRYYGEKVENSKEAKLFQDISKATITTIPKANILDFLPFMRWFGLHDVEEKMMELQKKRDNFMQKEINEHRRLKTNGSFPSAEVVAGKKKTIMEVLLDLQKTDPEYYTDETIRNLMLVLLQAGSDTSAVTLEWAFAHLLDNPEILKTAQTEIDNQVGQDRLIDESDLAQLPYIRCIINETLRMHPAAPLFVPHLSSEECKVAGYRVPRGTILLVNAWGIHHDPKVWEEPQKFNPDRFLGFEGVKEGCKFIPFGSGRRGCPGENLAIHVIGLALGSLLQCFEWDKPNREIIDMSEGTGFTLSPKVQPLLAKCSPRLDMVKLLSEI; from the exons ATGGACAGTCTTTATTTGTATTTCCCAGTTCTCTTCTTTGTTCTTTACATCATCAGCTATCATTTTCTTCACAAGCTACAAAATCTTCCCCCTAGCCCATTTCCAGTACTCCCTTTTATTGGCCATCTCTACTTATTGGGTAAACCTTTCCATAGAGCTTTATTCAAAGTCTCGAATCGTTATGGTTCAGTAGTGTTTCTTCAATTTGGCTCTCGTCCTGTCCTCCTTGTTTCATCACCTTCAGCAGCGGAAGAATGTTTTACTAAAAATGATATCATCTTTGCCAATCGTCCTGAATTTCTTAGTGGTAAGCATTTCGGGTACAATTTTACTAGCCTTGCTTGGTCTTCCTATGGAGAGCACTGGAGAAATCTTCGAAGAATTTCCTCTCTTGAAGTTTTATCTTCCTATAGAATCCAGACACTATCTAGCATCCGTTCTGATGAAATAAACTACCTGATTCGTAGACTCTTTAGAGTCTCCATAGAGAGTTCGGAAAAAATTGTGGAGATTAAATCATCTCTTTTTAACTTCACGTTCAATGTGCTATCGAGAATGATTGCAGGGAAAAGGTACTATGGAGAGAAAGTAGAGAACTCGAAAGAAGCTAAGCTATTCCAGGATATATCAAAGGCTACAATAACAACAATTCCAAAGGCtaatattttggatttcttGCCATTTATGAGGTGGTTTGGTTTGCATGATGTTGAGGAGAAGATGATGGAACTACAGAAGAAGAGAGATAACTTTATGCAAAAGGAAATAAACGAGCATCGTCGATTAAAGACCAATGGTTCTTTTCCTTCAGCAGAGGTTGTGGCAGGGAAGAAGAAAACTATCATGGAAGTCTTGTTAGATTTACAGAAAACAGACCCCGAGTACTACACAGATGAAACAATTAGAAACCTAATGTTG GTCCTACTCCAAGCTGGATCAGATACTTCAGCTGTAACACTAGAATGGGCTTTTGCACACTTGCTTGACAATCCAGAAATCTTAAAGACAGCACAGACAGAAATTGACAATCAGGTTGGACAAGACCGCCTAATTGATGAATCCGATTTGGCTCAACTTCCATACATCCGATGCATTATCAATGAGACATTGCGGATGCATCCAGCAGCCCCTTTATTTGTGCCTCACCTTTCATCAGAAGAGTGCAAGGTTGCAGGCTATCGAGTTCCGCGTGGAACAATCCTATTAGTGAATGCATGGGGGATACATCATGACCCTAAAGTATGGGAGGAGCCACAAAAGTTCAATCCTGATAGATTTTTAGGCTTTGAAGGTGTCAAAGAGGGCTGTAAGTTTATTCCATTTGGATCAGGAAGGAGGGGTTGCCCTGGTGAGAACCTAGCAATTCATGTCATTGGATTGGCACTAGGCTCACTTCTTCAATGCTTTGAGTGGGATAAGCCCAATAGGGAGATCATCGATATGAGCGAAGGCACTGGATTCACACTTTCACCAAAGGTTCAGCCGCTATTAGCAAAATGTTCTCCACGACTAGACATGGTTAAACTTCTTTCTGAAATCTGA
- the LOC125854828 gene encoding metal transporter Nramp2-like has protein sequence MSSPPQQENTSPDSKDEESRHLLTAPLPQSTSPLINGDADDGEEEFAYGSGEKIHVVEFDSVPIDGVDYSTVPPFSWKKLWQFTGPGFLMSIAFLDPGNLEGDLQAGAIAGYSLLWLLLWATVMGLMIQLLSARIGVATGRHLAELCREEYPRWAGLLLWFMAEVALIGADIQEVIGSAIAIKILSRGVLPLWAGVLITASDCFLLLVLENYGIRKLEAVFAVLISTMALSFAWMFGDAKPNGKELLAGLLIPKLSSRTVRQAVGVVGCVIMPHNVFLHSALVQSREIDLKKKGQVQEALNYYSIESSFALLISFMINLFVTTVFAKGFYGSEQAGSLGLVNAGQFLQDKYGGGLFPILYIWGIGLLAAGQSSTITGTYAGQFIMGGFLDLRLKKWLRALITRSCAIVPTIIVALIFNRSESSLDVLNEWLNVLQSIQIPFALIPLLTLVSKEDIMGTFKIGPTLERVAWTIAVLVMVINGYLLLDFFVSEVNGLLFAFLVCAGTAGYIAFILYLISHGGGNVANWFNLLRTKGYSYAGQ, from the exons ATGAGCTCCCCTCCACAGCAAGAAAATACCTCTCCGGATTCCAAAGACGAAGAATCTCGTCACCTTCTTACCGCCCCGCTGCCACAGTCAACGTCGCCGTTAATTAACGGCGATGCTGATGACGGCGAAGAAGAATTTGCGTACGGATCTGGGGAGAAGATCCACGTCGTTGAATTCGATTCAGTACCGATCGACGGTGTTGATTATAGCACGGTGCCTCCATTCTCGTGGAAGAAGCTATGGCAGTTCACGGGTCCTGGATTCTTAATGAGTATAGCTTTTTTGGATCCGGGGAATTTGGAGGGGGATCTGCAAGCTGGGGCAATTGCGGGTTACTCGCTTCTATGGCTGTTGTTATGGGCCACTGTTATGGGTTTGATGATCCAGCTACTGTCGGCCAGAATTGGCGTTGCAACAGGCCGGCACTTGGCAGAGCTTTGCCGGGAGGAGTATCCTAGATGGGCTGGGCTTCTATTGTGGTTCATGGCTGAGGTGGCTCTGATTGGAGCCGATATTCAGGAGGTGATAGGGAGTGCCATTGCAATTAAGATACTCAGTCGTGGGGTTTTACCACTCTGGGCTGGTGTCCTTATTACTGCTTCTGATTG CTTTCTTCTTTTGGTTCTTGAGAACTATGGTATAAGGAAGTTGGAAGCTGTGTTTGCTGTTCTTATTTCGACTATGGCACTGTCCTTTGCTTGGATGTTTGGAGATGCCAAACCAAATGGGAAGGAGCTTTTAGCAG GTCTCTTGATTCCAAAACTCAGTTCAAGGACAGTTCGGCAGGCTGTTGGAGTAGTTGGTTGTGTAATAATGCCTCACAATGTCTTCTTGCATTCAGCTTTGGTGCAATCCAGAGAGATcgatttgaagaaaaaagggcAGGTTCAGGAGGCACTGAATTACTACTCAATAGAATCCTCCTTTGCGCTTCTTATCTCCTTTATGATCAATTTGTTTGTTACAACTGTCTTTGCCAAGGGATTTTATGGCAGTGAGCAAGCTGGTAGTTTAGGCCTTGTAAATGCAGGGCAGTTTCTTCAGGACAAGTATGGTGGGGGACTGTTCCCAATTCTCTATATTTGGGGCATTGGGTTACTGGCAGCTGGGCAGAGTAGTACGATAACTGGTACTTATGCTGGACAGTTTATTATGGGAGGTTTTCTGGATCTACGTTTGAAGAAATGGCTTAGGGCGCTGATTACTCGAAGTTGTGCCATTGTGCCAACAATCATTGTCGCTCTGATTTTTAATAGATCTGAATCATCACTTGACGTTTTGAATGAGTGGCTTAACGTGCTTCAGTCTATACAGATCCCTTTTGCGCTTATTCCCCTTCTGACATTGGTGTCCAAGGAGGATATAATGGGTACTTTCAAAATTGGGCCTACTCTCGAG AGAGTTGCGTGGACTATTGCTGTACTTGTGATGGTGATAAACGGCTATCTTTTGCTGGACTTCTTTGTCTCTGAGGTCAATGGACTGCTGTTTGCTTTTCTGGTCTGTGCTGGGACTGCAGGTTATATTGCCTTCATTTTATACCTTATTTCACATGGGGGTGGCAATGTTGCCAATTGGTTCAACCTACTCCGCACAAAAGGATATAGCTATGCTGGTCAATGA